From Spirosoma aerolatum, one genomic window encodes:
- a CDS encoding TonB-dependent receptor: MKKGLLFSAILLFLSSFFINETLAQTTQASISGVISEKEKSPLPGATVQVRNESTGFTTGTVTNAKGEYAFKEIPLGGPYTIRVTFIGYGEQKRSGYMVNQGDAIRISLTMQEADQSLEVVQVVASGLKNKTDNLGAATAINAKTLISMPVNGRNFTQLVNLSPLTNSSGSLSGQLGSSTNYTIDGMTAKNPTSAGATTSRSGAPYSISIEAVREFKVITNQYDVVYGRAGGGLVSAVTKAGTNKLTGSVFNYTRANWLSSKYDIRGNVRNVPFSTNQFGFSLGGPIIKDKLHYFVVWDHQQDSRPLIIADVQTPLDESRFNVTNATLNRYVDIARSKYGVANTQQFGTFPKNRGTDAAFARIDWQINANNLLTIRDNYTNDRNKLGLADNTAINIYESYGNDYNIDNSLLATLRTTFSPKITNELKLQYLYTYQKSGPGDQLPAANIPRNIVENVTSTVDGKTLSTNIQMGGHRFAQEGFTNDVLQLVDNFYYNTDRVQYTFGADLMYTHAKSLYGSEVNGRFHFINDASGSALDNFNNLKPYRFYREVPLVADPTVYGNIYNLGAYGQLNTHLLPELEMTAGLRFDYSIYPKAQFNQVVFDELKLRTDNQIKSFIAQPRIQFNWDVNNEHRTFIRLGAGVFASDINNYMLINNLTFDGKHFATVDVRGANVPTPDFAAYRQNASSIPTLAQFQVPTINMTGPDAKIPVLYKANISYSRFLTDRLKVGVSGYMSLGRNNYMYIDRNMVAEPFFRLTNEANRGVYVPLASMPSTGVGDWQQGRISNRLGRVLELNSEGRVNQFAAVVDATWQYFRDGEITASYTWNDTRDNVTYNGNVANTATLVLPVKDDPRNLSTMTYSDNHFRNKVVVYGTLPSFFGVTLGFRYTGIGGTRYSLLSGANTNGDFVATNDLAFVFDRNNPEVAANVRTGLQALLDNPAASQSLKEYINTYSGRIAERNGGINGFYGVLDIRALKRFRFGKNYALELSADVFNFTNLLKRDWGTNKSLGTQALYALSVPATSTTAALPGFNAAVPQYNYRVNNTGAVTPSGDPFQVQLGARFSFF; encoded by the coding sequence ATGAAAAAAGGCCTACTATTTAGTGCTATCCTTCTATTTTTATCCAGTTTTTTCATCAACGAAACACTAGCACAAACTACACAAGCTTCTATTTCGGGGGTGATCTCTGAAAAAGAGAAATCACCATTGCCTGGTGCTACGGTCCAGGTGCGCAACGAATCGACCGGATTTACGACCGGAACGGTAACCAATGCCAAAGGGGAGTACGCATTTAAGGAAATTCCTTTAGGCGGGCCGTATACGATACGGGTTACGTTTATTGGCTATGGGGAACAAAAACGGTCGGGCTACATGGTCAACCAGGGCGACGCCATTCGAATCAGCCTGACTATGCAGGAAGCCGATCAGTCTCTTGAAGTGGTGCAGGTCGTGGCATCAGGTTTGAAAAACAAAACAGATAACCTGGGGGCCGCTACAGCTATCAACGCCAAAACGCTGATTTCGATGCCTGTCAATGGCCGAAATTTTACGCAGCTCGTTAACCTGTCGCCCCTCACCAATAGTAGCGGTAGCCTGTCGGGGCAGCTTGGCTCATCCACCAACTACACCATTGACGGAATGACGGCTAAAAACCCAACGTCGGCCGGAGCAACAACCAGCCGTAGCGGTGCACCGTACTCCATCTCGATTGAAGCCGTTCGGGAGTTCAAGGTAATCACCAACCAGTACGATGTCGTTTACGGTCGGGCTGGGGGTGGTCTGGTGAGTGCGGTAACGAAGGCAGGAACCAACAAACTAACCGGGAGCGTATTCAACTACACCCGAGCCAACTGGCTGTCGAGTAAGTATGACATTCGTGGTAACGTGCGCAATGTACCGTTCTCGACCAATCAGTTTGGGTTTTCGTTAGGCGGGCCAATTATCAAGGACAAACTGCACTATTTCGTTGTATGGGACCATCAGCAGGATTCGCGCCCGCTCATTATCGCCGATGTACAGACACCGCTCGACGAAAGCCGCTTTAACGTGACCAATGCAACACTCAATCGCTATGTAGACATTGCCCGTAGCAAGTATGGAGTGGCTAATACGCAGCAATTCGGTACATTCCCCAAAAACCGGGGTACTGATGCAGCCTTCGCCCGCATCGACTGGCAGATCAACGCCAATAACCTGCTGACCATCCGCGACAACTATACCAACGACCGGAATAAATTAGGATTGGCCGACAATACAGCCATCAACATCTATGAGTCGTACGGTAACGATTATAACATTGACAACAGTTTGCTGGCTACGCTCCGTACGACGTTTTCGCCCAAGATAACTAACGAGCTGAAGCTCCAGTATCTCTACACCTATCAGAAAAGTGGTCCTGGCGATCAGTTGCCTGCCGCCAATATTCCACGTAACATCGTAGAGAACGTAACATCGACGGTGGACGGAAAAACGTTGTCGACCAATATTCAGATGGGTGGTCATCGCTTTGCACAGGAAGGGTTTACGAACGATGTGCTGCAACTGGTCGACAACTTTTACTACAACACCGACCGAGTTCAGTACACGTTCGGCGCCGATCTGATGTACACACACGCTAAATCGCTGTACGGCAGTGAAGTAAATGGCCGGTTCCATTTTATCAACGACGCTTCTGGGTCGGCACTCGATAATTTCAATAACCTCAAGCCGTATCGGTTCTACCGTGAGGTGCCTCTCGTGGCCGATCCGACCGTTTACGGCAATATATACAACCTGGGTGCCTACGGACAACTCAACACGCACCTGCTGCCGGAACTGGAAATGACCGCTGGTCTGCGTTTCGACTATTCGATTTACCCCAAAGCGCAGTTTAATCAGGTGGTATTTGATGAACTGAAACTACGCACCGACAACCAGATCAAATCGTTCATTGCGCAGCCGCGTATTCAGTTCAACTGGGACGTTAATAACGAACACCGCACCTTTATCCGGCTGGGGGCAGGCGTGTTTGCGTCGGATATTAACAACTATATGCTAATCAACAACCTGACCTTCGATGGTAAGCACTTTGCTACGGTCGATGTGCGGGGGGCCAACGTACCGACGCCAGATTTTGCAGCCTACCGACAAAATGCTTCCAGTATTCCGACGCTGGCCCAGTTTCAGGTGCCAACCATTAACATGACTGGCCCCGACGCTAAAATACCAGTACTCTACAAGGCCAATATCTCGTATTCACGCTTCCTGACGGACCGATTAAAAGTTGGTGTGTCGGGGTACATGTCGCTGGGTCGTAACAACTATATGTACATCGACCGGAATATGGTGGCAGAACCATTCTTCCGACTGACCAACGAAGCGAATCGGGGGGTATATGTACCGCTGGCTTCCATGCCATCGACAGGTGTGGGCGATTGGCAGCAGGGGCGTATCAGCAATCGACTGGGGCGGGTGCTGGAACTGAACAGCGAAGGCCGGGTGAATCAGTTTGCGGCTGTGGTCGATGCTACGTGGCAATATTTCCGGGATGGCGAAATTACGGCGAGCTACACCTGGAACGATACCCGCGACAATGTTACCTACAATGGTAACGTGGCCAACACGGCTACGCTGGTGCTGCCCGTAAAAGATGATCCACGCAATCTGAGCACCATGACGTATTCCGATAACCATTTCCGAAACAAGGTGGTCGTATACGGTACGTTGCCGTCATTCTTTGGCGTTACGCTGGGCTTCCGTTATACGGGTATTGGCGGTACACGCTACTCATTGCTGTCAGGCGCTAATACCAACGGTGACTTCGTTGCGACTAACGATCTGGCTTTTGTATTTGATCGGAACAATCCCGAAGTAGCCGCCAACGTTCGGACAGGTCTGCAAGCGCTACTCGATAACCCTGCTGCCAGCCAGAGCCTGAAAGAGTATATCAATACGTATTCAGGCCGGATTGCCGAGCGGAATGGTGGGATCAATGGTTTCTACGGTGTACTGGACATCCGGGCGCTAAAACGGTTCAGGTTCGGGAAGAATTATGCCCTTGAACTATCGGCCGACGTATTCAATTTTACGAATTTGCTGAAAAGAGATTGGGGAACGAACAAATCGCTGGGTACGCAGGCACTGTATGCGTTGAGCGTTCCGGCAACGAGCACCACTGCTGCCTTACCGGGCTTCAACGCAGCAGTGCCGCAGTATAATTACCGGGTTAACAATACAGGAGCTGTTACACCTTCGGGCGATCCATTCCAGGTTCAGCTTGGCGCACGCTTCAGCTTTTTTTAG
- a CDS encoding alkaline phosphatase family protein, whose translation MQKTVVLDVVGLSYSLIGEHTPFLKQWFASKHQATIDPMLPAVTTSVQSTYVTGKWPSETGIVGNGWYDRTDSEVKFWKQSNKLVAGEKIWERAKKIDPNFTVSKMFWWYNMYSTADFSATPRPQYPSDGLKIPDCYTHPGDLRDKLQKELGTFPLFQFWGPATTIKSSRWIADASMLVDKWHHPTLTLIYLPHLDYCLQKFGQDFSKIATDLREIDDVCRDLIQYYEKEGAEVIVLSEYGITNVDNPIHINRILREAGMIRYREERGLEMFDAGASPAFATPDHQIAHVYINDPSVFDKVRSLLEKTPGIELVLDKEQQKQYHIDHERSGDLVVVADARSWFTYYYWLDDARAPDYARLVAIHQKPGYDPVEMFMDQTNPFIKLRAGYKLGRKLLGFRYLMDVISLDATLVKGSHGRVGTAPEHHPVFVSNRNVGKSLSAISVYDQIWETLSASILVSK comes from the coding sequence ATGCAAAAGACCGTAGTACTCGACGTTGTAGGGCTGTCGTACTCGCTCATTGGCGAGCACACGCCTTTTCTGAAACAATGGTTTGCCAGCAAACATCAGGCGACCATCGATCCGATGCTTCCGGCTGTTACGACCTCCGTTCAATCGACCTATGTAACAGGCAAATGGCCGAGCGAAACGGGAATTGTCGGCAATGGTTGGTATGACCGAACGGATAGTGAGGTAAAATTCTGGAAACAGTCGAACAAGCTGGTAGCGGGTGAAAAAATCTGGGAACGGGCGAAGAAAATCGATCCCAATTTTACGGTTTCCAAGATGTTCTGGTGGTATAATATGTACTCTACCGCTGATTTTTCGGCCACTCCCCGCCCCCAGTATCCATCCGACGGCCTGAAAATTCCCGACTGCTATACCCACCCCGGCGACCTTCGCGATAAACTACAGAAAGAGCTGGGTACATTTCCACTTTTTCAGTTCTGGGGCCCAGCCACCACCATCAAAAGTAGCCGATGGATTGCCGATGCATCTATGCTGGTTGATAAGTGGCACCACCCGACTTTAACCCTGATTTACCTGCCCCATCTGGATTATTGCCTACAAAAATTCGGTCAGGATTTTTCTAAAATTGCCACAGATTTACGCGAGATCGACGACGTTTGCCGCGACCTGATTCAGTATTATGAGAAAGAAGGCGCGGAAGTGATTGTGTTGTCGGAGTATGGCATTACGAATGTCGATAACCCGATTCATATTAACCGCATTCTGCGCGAAGCGGGTATGATCCGCTACCGGGAAGAACGAGGGCTTGAAATGTTCGATGCAGGCGCTTCTCCCGCTTTCGCTACACCCGACCACCAGATTGCCCACGTATACATCAACGATCCGTCGGTGTTTGATAAAGTTCGCTCGTTACTCGAAAAAACACCCGGCATCGAGTTGGTGCTGGATAAGGAGCAACAGAAGCAGTACCATATCGATCACGAGCGCTCGGGAGATCTGGTCGTGGTAGCCGATGCCCGCAGCTGGTTCACCTATTACTACTGGCTCGATGACGCGCGCGCTCCCGACTACGCCCGGCTGGTTGCCATTCATCAAAAGCCGGGGTACGATCCGGTAGAGATGTTTATGGACCAAACGAATCCGTTCATTAAACTGAGAGCAGGCTATAAACTGGGGCGTAAATTACTTGGCTTCCGATACCTGATGGACGTTATCTCGCTGGATGCTACCCTCGTAAAGGGTTCTCACGGACGAGTCGGTACAGCTCCCGAACATCACCCGGTTTTTGTCAGTAATCGAAATGTTGGAAAATCCCTGTCGGCTATTTCCGTTTACGATCAGATCTGGGAGACGTTATCAGCCAGCATATTAGTCAGCAAATAA